The proteins below are encoded in one region of Corynebacterium sphenisci DSM 44792:
- the ahcY gene encoding adenosylhomocysteinase, with product MIEHKVADLSLAAAGRHQIRLAEHEMPGLMALREEYRAERPLAGARIAGSIHMTVQTAVLIETLVALGAEVRWASCNIYSTQDEAAAAVVVGEGTPEAPAGVSVFAWKGETLEEYWWCLERVFDWGDRLPNMILDDGGDATMAVIRGAQFEAAGLVPPAEEDDADEYVAFLDMLRRVAADRPGLWGRIAGEVRGVTEETTTGVHRLYHFAEEGLLPFPAMNVNDAVTKSKFDNKYGTRHSLIDGLNRGTDMLIGGKTVLVCGYGDVGKGCAEALAGQGARVRVTEADPINALQALMDGFDVTTVEAAIAEADIVITATGNRDIITFEHMRRMKDHAVLGNIGHFDNEIDMAALHHRADVTRTEIKPQVAEYSFPHDDGETRSLIVLSEGRLLNLGNATGHPSFVMSTSFADQTIAQIELFTRGAEYGPGVHRLPKILDEKVARIHVEALGGEMTELTKEQAAYIGVDVAGPYKPEHYRY from the coding sequence ATGATTGAGCACAAGGTCGCCGATCTCTCGCTGGCCGCCGCAGGCCGCCACCAGATCCGCCTCGCCGAGCACGAGATGCCCGGGCTGATGGCGCTGCGCGAGGAGTACCGGGCCGAACGGCCCCTGGCCGGGGCCCGGATCGCCGGCTCCATCCACATGACCGTGCAGACCGCGGTGCTCATCGAGACCCTGGTCGCCCTCGGCGCCGAGGTGCGCTGGGCCTCCTGCAACATCTACTCCACCCAGGACGAGGCCGCCGCCGCGGTCGTCGTCGGCGAGGGCACCCCCGAGGCCCCCGCGGGGGTGAGCGTCTTCGCCTGGAAGGGCGAGACCCTGGAGGAGTACTGGTGGTGCCTGGAGCGGGTCTTCGACTGGGGCGACCGGCTGCCGAACATGATCCTCGACGACGGCGGCGACGCCACCATGGCGGTGATCCGGGGCGCCCAGTTCGAGGCCGCCGGGCTGGTGCCCCCGGCGGAGGAGGACGACGCCGACGAGTACGTCGCCTTCCTGGACATGCTGCGCCGGGTCGCCGCGGACCGGCCCGGGCTGTGGGGCCGGATCGCGGGGGAGGTGCGCGGGGTCACCGAGGAGACCACCACCGGGGTGCACCGGCTCTACCACTTCGCCGAGGAGGGGCTGCTGCCCTTCCCCGCGATGAACGTCAACGACGCGGTGACCAAGTCGAAGTTCGACAACAAGTACGGCACCCGGCACAGCCTGATCGACGGGCTCAACCGGGGCACCGATATGCTGATCGGCGGCAAGACCGTGCTGGTCTGCGGTTACGGGGACGTGGGCAAGGGCTGCGCGGAGGCGCTGGCCGGGCAGGGCGCCCGGGTGCGGGTCACCGAGGCCGACCCGATCAACGCGCTGCAGGCGCTGATGGACGGCTTCGACGTGACCACCGTGGAGGCCGCGATCGCGGAGGCGGACATCGTGATCACCGCCACCGGCAACCGGGACATCATCACCTTCGAGCACATGCGGCGGATGAAGGACCATGCGGTGCTGGGCAACATCGGCCACTTCGACAACGAGATCGACATGGCCGCGCTGCACCACCGCGCCGACGTCACCCGCACCGAGATCAAGCCGCAGGTCGCCGAGTACTCCTTCCCGCACGACGACGGGGAGACGCGCAGCCTGATCGTGCTCTCCGAGGGGCGGCTGCTGAACCTGGGCAACGCCACCGGGCACCCCTCCTTCGTCATGTCCACCTCCTTCGCCGACCAGACCATCGCCCAGATCGAGCTCTTCACCCGCGGCGCGGAGTACGGCCCCGGGGTGCACCGGCTGCCGAAGATCCTCGACGAGAAGGTCGCCCGGATCCACGTCGAGGCCCTCGGCGGGGAGATGACCGAGCTGACCAAGGAGCAGGCCGCCTACATCGGCGTCGACGTCGCCGGGCCCTACAAGCCCGAGCACTACCGCTACTAG